The DNA sequence ATGCCCTGGCCCGGCCTGGTCTTCGGGCTCACCATTCTGGCCACCTGGTACTGGTGCACCGACCAGGTATGGCGCCCCatagatcaggggtgtccagtttcatccgaaaagggccggtatcaatgggtgcaggtttttgttataGCCCCGCTCTGCAACACCTGCTTCTACTTATCAACGTCTCAATTGAAGACCGTGAtttgttaattagttgaatcaggtgtcgtagtaCTGGGCTACAGCAAAACCCTGCACCCTTTTCAGatgagattggacacccctgacatagacacacacagattgccgccccccccgcctttcCCGAATGGACAGGAATGAAAGTGTCATTTTTAAGTGTCAGGtttaagtttaattttgatgTATAATTTGTGTAATATTGGGATGTGAGTGCACCAGACTGCCCTGTGGCTAATGTTGCGGCGAAGGTTGTGGCTAACGTTGAGGCTAACGTTGTGGCTAACGTAAGTGTCTTGTCCCAGGTGATCGTGCAGCGCTGCCTGTCGGCTAAGAACTTGTCGCACGTGAAGGCGGGCTGCATTCTGTGTGGCTACTTGAAGCTGCTGCCCATGTTCATCATGGTGTTCCCCGGCATGATCAGTCGCATCCTGTACACAGgtgagggcggggtcaggcacggggggggggggggggggggtggagtcaggcatggggcaaaaaaataaatttagagCCCCTTAGTGTTTTACTCTGTATTCATCTATTTTCagtccttttattttattgtgtttagtTTCTTGTACTTTTCTACTCACTGGCTCTAGGGGACTCAAGCCTACATGGCCCAATGATAATTGTAAAAGCATATTATAAGGTGCACTTAAAATGAAACTGAGAGCTTTGACAGTGTAGAGATATTCACAGTAAAGCCAGCCGATGGATGGGTGGGGTTCTGAGGTGAACAGGTGTGAGGCTCACCTGTACCTATCTGTCCGTTTTCACCACAGATGTGGTGGCCTGTGCGATCCCAGAGGAGTGCAAGAAGTACTGCGGCACCACGGTGGGCTGCACTAACATCGCCTACCCCAAAATGGTGGTGGACCTCATGCCCCGAGGTAGGACATCCTCTTACGTCtgcaatgcaataataatatgcTTGCACAAGGTCTTTAAGGTATTGCTTTTCATTGTGCATTTAATAGTGTTTTCCTGTAAATAAAACTATGAAAAGTACTATTCAATTCtcagcagatgcttttagccaagACTACTTTCAGAAGGTGCATTGAACATGTCCAGAAAACCCACCACTAAAACTAGAGATAAATAAATCGATCAAATCAGTGCCATCATACAGTTGTGCTATCTACAAAACAATGGGAGAGGaaggtttgtttattttaaaaaagcattaattAAGGTGTAGTCTCAAAGGCAGCCTTTCAGGGTATTGTGGAAAGCAGCCAGTGTTTCTGTCCTGACCAGGCAGGGAACggtgttccaccactggggcaCCAAAGTGGAAAAATGTTGGCTGATGATGGTTGTCTGTTTTCTCTGGAGTAAACTCCCCTGCTTTTCTCTGTTCCTCtgcctcccctccaccccctccacccctcctctccccctgtcttcctctctcttcccatgACGCAGGTCTCAGAGGCCTGATGCTCTCGGTGATGTTGGCCTCGCTCATGAGCTCCCTCACCTCCATCTTCAACAGCGCCAGCACCCTCTTCACCATGGACATCTACACCAAGATCCGCCGCACCGCCTCGGAGAAGGAGCTCATGATCGCCGGCAGGTAACTCTCACAGCCGAGGGGCGGAGTCAGCCCGGGCTCCATGACCAGGCCTGGGTTTTTAACTGAGGGTCCTTGAAGGACCAGTTGGGGGGCCCTGGCCAAACTTGTTATGCAATAATTAAAGActtgggaaaatatttgaaaaatatgaaacctTTTTGGGTCCCCTGGACCCATTTGAGCCAGGGTGGGGttccctggatcagaaaagtttgaaaaccccagatttatttgatttatttaatctcCCATGTTTGATATTCAACATGGGAGATCGAaaactcagcacacacaaaaccccccccccccccggaaatAAAATGGTGTCCCCCTAGCCCATGTTTTGCTGTCAGACCAGGAACAAATAATAGCTTGAAATACTGGAAGGCATCAGACAtaaactctgtgtgtgcatgtgtttgtgtgtgtgtttgcgtgtgtgtttgcatgtgtgtttccgcgtgtgtgtttgtgcgcgtttgcgcgtgtgtttgtgtgtgtgtttgcgtgtgtgtttgcgcgtgtttgtgtgtgtgtttgcgtgtgtgtgtttgtgcgtgcgtttgtgtgtgtgtttgcgtgtgtgtgtttgtgcgtgtgtttgcgtatgtgtttgtgcgtgtgtttgcgcgtgtgtttgcgcgtAGGCTGTTTATCctggctctgattggtgtgtTTGCGCGTAGGCTGTTTATCctggctctgattggtgtgtttgcgtgtagGCTGTTTATCCTGTCTCTGattggtgtgtttgtgcgtaGGCTGTTAATCctggctctgattggtgtgtttgcgtgtagGCTGTTTATCCTGTCTCTGATTGGTGTGTTTGCACGTAGGCTGTTTATCctggctctgattggtgtgtttgtgcgtaGGCTGTTTATCctggctctgattggtgtgAGCATCGCCTGGATCCCCATCGTCCAAACTGCTCAGAGTGGTCAGCTCTTCGACTACATCCAGTCCATCACCAGCTACCTCGGGCCGCCCATCGCCTCCGTCTTCCTCCTCGCCATCTTCTGCAAGCGCGTCAACGAGCCGGTAGGCTGCCATTGGCCGTTACACCCGCTCCGTCCCGTTCCACCTCTGTGAATGCATGCTGAGAGTACTCTGGCACAGAAGGACAGGCTCACACCAGCCACACGCTGTAGACCGGTGGTGGGCGCAGTGAGCAGCGTAAAGCACTGTGAGAGTAAAAGATCATTGTCAGTGTCAGCGTTAGTTCATGGCACTCTTGGGCAAGCTGCATCTTGTGTCCGCTTATGGCTGGTGCCCCCCCGCAGGGCGCGTTCTACGGGCTGGTGATTGGCCTGCTCATCGGACTGTCCCGCATGCTCGCCGAGTTCGCCTTCGGGACGGGCAGCTGCGCCAGCCCCAGCAACTGCCCCAAAATCATCTGCGGCGTCCACTACCTCTACTTCGCCATCCTGCTGTTCGGGATCACCTGCCTGCTGGTGCTCGGCATCTCCCTGATGACCAAGCCCATCGAGGACAAATACGTGAGTGCTGTggaaggaaacacacacacacaagcacgcacacacacacacacacagacacacacattactgcccatcgcaggaaacacacacacacacacacacgctcacacacacattactgcccatagcaggacacacacacatccccattactgcccatcacaggaaacacacacacacacacacacacacacacagacacacacattactgcccatagcaggacacacacacccccattactgcccatcacaggagacacacacacacacacacacgttagaCATTTCCAGAAGGTTTAGTgttatctctttctctcctccccagcTGTATCGCCTGGTCTGGAGCCTCCGGAACAACAAAGAGGATAGGGAGGACCTGGAGGAGGCTGACTGGACCGAAAATGCAGATTCTGAAAGCATGGACGTGGAAGGTAGGGCAGGAGTCCCCGTAAAACGGTctgcagccctgctcctggTGGAGTTCCAGTCCGGTTGTAGTTGTACCTGTAGCCAGTCTGGCTGTAACTGTTTCTGTAGCCAGTCCCACTGTAGTTGTTCCTGTAGCCCTGATGTAGCTTTAGCTGTAGTCAGTCCCACTGTAGTTGTTCCTGTAGCCCTGATGTAGCTTTAGCTGTAGTCAGTCCCACTGTAGTTGTTCCTGTAGCCCTGATGTAGCTTTAGCTGTAGTCAGTCCCACTCTAGTTGTTCCTGTAGCCCTGATGTAGCTTTAGCTGTAGTCAGTCCCACTGTAGTTGTTCCTGTAGCCCTGATGTAGCTTTAGCTGTAGTCAGTCCCACTGTAGTTGTTCCTGTAGCCCTGATGTAGCTGCCCGTGTCTCTCTCGCAGAGGATCCTGAGGAGGTGGGCCGCTGCAGGAAGGCCTATAACTGGTTCTGCGGCTTCGAGCAGAAGAAGGCCCCGAAGCTGAGCGAGGAGGAGCAGGCCGAGCTGCAGAGGAAGCTCACCGACACGTCGGAGCACCCCACCTGGAGGAACGTAGTCAACGCCAACGGCATCATCCTCCTCACCGTCGCCGTCTTCTTCCACGGCTTCTATGCATGAGCCCCCCAAAAACTCAGGGGCATGCAGCTCGACCCTGGGGGCTGGGGCTCATCTGCgtactttgcttttttttttttggtccagcTAATTATTCCAGCTCCAGGTTTACTCCCAAAGCAGACCtcggaaaaaacattttcatcgaAGACGTGCATTTCTTCTCCTTAGCCGTAGCTCATGATTGCGGAAGAAAGACGTTgagatgaaataaatgatttgacGCCACAGAAATGATTGAGAGCAGAAGGTCTGTGTGAAATCCTAAAATGGATGCCATGGTCTCGCTCTCCCGGGCGCAGCTATCCTCCTGTTAATGTGCGAATGATTGAGATCTCAAACAAATCCAGACCTCCTTGGTTCTTGAGCACAGCCAGTCGTCTGGTGCAGGAGTAGCATCTTCTCTACAGCAAAGGCGATAGATGAACTGTTTACTTCAGAAGGTGGAGATGAAGATGAGACAGTGGACTGTCTGGACCTCTTCTGAAACAGCTTGCgactcatttaaaatgtctccaGTTCATTTGTAAAGAGGCTGATGTAACCAAATTCCCTGGGGTTGGTGGTTGAGTGTTGAAACAGCGTAATTTTAACCAACTTTCACTCCAGTTTAAACTCCTCCCTGTCTcctattttctcattttcattttgtgctggATGCTAATTTATTAAAGGGGTGACACAAAGGGACATACCACCCCTGCATACACTGAagttagctttaaaaaaatcagcttgtgcttttttttggtctgtttaTATGTTAGCTGAGTccctttgttttattatatagATCATTTTCATTGGAAATACATTATAATGTCAAAAAATTACACCCGAGGATCACAAATATcatacaaatttttaaaaaattaaatttaaagctttttttatggtttcctcttttctctctaatTTGTAATACCaaatcttgtgtgtgtgtgtgtacttgtctgCAGTCTTTGTTTGAATTGTCGCATTTCAGCCTATTGCTGTTTGAACTAAATGCACTGGTGCCACAAAGGTGTCTTTAAACTGGAATCatgtacaaatatttacaaagtgAGTCAGATAGTTCTTCATTATGTGAAGAAAAGAgatcactcacatacacacaataatacATGAAATACAAGCATAGCTATTTGAAGAACCGGCAGCTTTGCTCATTTCAAATCAAAGTGCTTTGCTTCCTCATTCTCCGCACGTTCTCTTTTATTGAATGTTAATAAGTGACAGagtgagtgtttctgtgtgaataaATGCTTTGTGAATGGGGTGAACAGCACAGGCCTTTCTCTCGTTCCCACCTCGTCTCCATGCCAGAAATGTCCCACCCTCTACTGCCCCCTACAGTCAGAGCAGCCCACAGCAGCCTCTGGGTTGGCCAAAACTGTCCATGACACAGCAGGACT is a window from the Anguilla anguilla isolate fAngAng1 chromosome 14, fAngAng1.pri, whole genome shotgun sequence genome containing:
- the slc5a1 gene encoding sodium/glucose cotransporter 1 produces the protein MERDYFGFSWVRSAENTSSTYAINNPADISVIVIYFLVVLAVGIWAMLSTNRGTVGGFFLAGRSMVWWPIGASLFASNIGSGHFVGLAGTGAAAGIAIGGFEWNALVVVVILGWLFVPIYIKAGVVTMPEYLKKRFGGQRIRIYLSVLSLLLYVFTKISADMFSGAIFINQALGLNIYLAVVLLLMITALYTVTGGLAAVIYTDTLQAIIMVIGSFILMGYAFNAVGGYENFVDKYMNAIPTLVSPNISASCYTPRPDSFHIFRDPLTGDMPWPGLVFGLTILATWYWCTDQVIVQRCLSAKNLSHVKAGCILCGYLKLLPMFIMVFPGMISRILYTDVVACAIPEECKKYCGTTVGCTNIAYPKMVVDLMPRGLRGLMLSVMLASLMSSLTSIFNSASTLFTMDIYTKIRRTASEKELMIAGRLFILALIGVSIAWIPIVQTAQSGQLFDYIQSITSYLGPPIASVFLLAIFCKRVNEPGAFYGLVIGLLIGLSRMLAEFAFGTGSCASPSNCPKIICGVHYLYFAILLFGITCLLVLGISLMTKPIEDKYLYRLVWSLRNNKEDREDLEEADWTENADSESMDVEEDPEEVGRCRKAYNWFCGFEQKKAPKLSEEEQAELQRKLTDTSEHPTWRNVVNANGIILLTVAVFFHGFYA